A genomic segment from Janthinobacterium sp. 64 encodes:
- a CDS encoding MbcA/ParS/Xre antitoxin family protein, translating to MNLAYAYPKSRFEPAVLVDLNAKAERERLSQAALKGFFKLAAAWKLRDDDARELLGGLSSSAWYEWKKHPDRVLEVDRITRISYLLGIYKALHILYGDKLADEWVSLPNKNPIFGGRTPLSQMLAGGLLAMQTVRKLLDARRGGL from the coding sequence ATGAATCTCGCCTACGCCTACCCCAAGAGCCGCTTCGAGCCGGCCGTGCTCGTCGACCTGAATGCCAAAGCCGAGCGCGAGCGATTGTCGCAGGCCGCACTGAAAGGGTTTTTCAAGCTGGCCGCCGCCTGGAAGCTGCGCGATGACGATGCGCGCGAGTTGCTGGGCGGCCTGTCCAGCAGCGCCTGGTACGAGTGGAAAAAGCACCCGGACCGCGTGCTGGAAGTGGACCGCATCACGCGCATTTCGTATTTGCTGGGCATCTACAAGGCCTTGCACATCCTGTACGGCGACAAGCTGGCCGACGAATGGGTGAGTTTGCCCAACAAAAACCCGATCTTCGGCGGCCGCACACCGCTGTCGCAGATGCTGGCCGGCGGCTTGCTGGCCATGCAGACGGTGCGCAAGCTGCTCGACGCGCGCCGCGGAGGACTGTAA
- a CDS encoding RES family NAD+ phosphorylase, with product MPATAHDHLPPLAALRQIDTCRLIPSRFADMEDSVLAPLAEDDDHLRELFELDNATNARLVAEYGGTPGIGVDELVFGVPHFRIINAAYTYARPEGARFNDGERGAWYCAFDMKTALAEIIFHKTVEYQEIDHFDDSVSYQSLLADFSASFHDLRGQQRYQACLDPASYIASQDLAAILLEAGSMGVIFPSVRHASGTNLACFRPALVGNVRKGGAYRLTWQGTPTPRVEAL from the coding sequence GTGCCTGCCACCGCCCATGACCACCTGCCGCCGCTGGCCGCCCTGCGCCAGATCGACACCTGCCGGTTGATACCCTCGCGCTTCGCCGACATGGAAGACTCCGTGCTGGCGCCGCTGGCGGAGGACGACGATCACCTGCGCGAACTGTTCGAACTCGATAACGCGACCAACGCCCGCCTGGTGGCCGAATATGGCGGCACGCCAGGAATTGGCGTGGACGAGCTGGTTTTTGGCGTGCCACACTTTCGCATCATCAATGCCGCCTACACCTACGCCCGCCCGGAAGGGGCGCGTTTCAACGATGGCGAGCGGGGCGCCTGGTATTGCGCCTTCGACATGAAAACGGCGCTGGCCGAGATCATTTTCCACAAGACCGTGGAATACCAGGAAATCGACCATTTCGACGACAGCGTCAGCTACCAGTCGCTGCTGGCCGATTTTTCCGCCAGCTTCCACGACCTGCGCGGCCAGCAGCGCTACCAGGCTTGCCTCGATCCGGCCAGCTACATCGCCTCGCAAGACCTGGCCGCCATCCTGCTCGAAGCCGGCTCCATGGGCGTCATCTTCCCCAGCGTCCGGCACGCCAGCGGCACCAACCTGGCCTGCTTTCGCCCTGCCCTGGTGGGCAATGTTCGCAAAGGTGGCGCCTATCGGTTAACATGGCAGGGTACGCCGACGCCGCGCGTGGAAGCCCTGTAA
- a CDS encoding DUF2288 domain-containing protein, which produces MQTNPEKDTELRLKVNSETARLAWSELEKHFAQGSVVWVANELDLVEVAVRISHDDKSTITQWMVDGKVAKVSDQQALDWQASDAALWAVVVSPFILVQQEKPTQH; this is translated from the coding sequence ATGCAAACCAATCCTGAAAAAGACACCGAACTGCGCCTCAAAGTGAACAGCGAAACGGCCCGCCTGGCCTGGAGCGAACTGGAAAAGCACTTCGCCCAGGGCAGCGTCGTCTGGGTCGCCAATGAGCTCGACCTGGTCGAAGTGGCCGTGCGCATTTCGCACGACGACAAGTCCACCATCACGCAATGGATGGTCGATGGCAAAGTGGCCAAGGTGTCGGACCAGCAGGCGCTGGACTGGCAAGCGTCCGATGCGGCCCTGTGGGCCGTCGTCGTCAGTCCGTTCATATTAGTCCAGCAGGAAAAGCCGACGCAGCACTAG
- a CDS encoding TonB-dependent receptor plug domain-containing protein — protein MRSASQYFPFLSPLFFLLLPAAACAGDAPLQQVAISAASGMQQRRDETAAKIIVSRDDLAQYGDGSLAAVLKRQPGVSVVGGEVRMHGLGAGYTQMLINGDPAPPGFSIESIAPEMIERIEILRSATAEYSMQAVAGSINVVLRKGASGAEREWKLGAGRQDGRWQPAASLRVANKLPGFAYALTGALERTADDVAGRTTETMSDPAGTLLARRETRTRNASSVNKASLTPRLQWTLDNGDTIIWQSLLDWYRTGFDGEASETALLGMPTAYPRNGATSQASVFSARNDVNWTHPLGAAGKLTARLSVNHNRRDTDYVFLGAAAGGAPLLLRGVVSDAIDDSVNSSGKYLGRLGGGHALSAGWDGSLIRRSESRRQRDTYLAGGAPYALDEDYTADVRRLALYAQDEWDVTPRLQMYAGVRWEGLQTATEGRTLSEVRTRASVWSPVAQLLWKPPQQERDQLRLALARTYKAPTTRNLVPRRYTINNGNSANNPDFQGNPGLRPELAWGLDAAWESYFGKSGVASVSAYARRISDVTVQRLFQRDGIWTASPFNHGTATVRGVELDVKFPVRTWWVQAPDIDVRANAGRNWSSVAAVPGPGNRLASQVPATLNLGLDYRCSPRISLGGNLHVQTGGLARLDAHASSQAGVRRTLDAYALWQPDAKTRVRLAAANVLRQRQLQGQSYVDDAGRSDSVTRLDGSASLRLLFERSL, from the coding sequence ATGCGCAGCGCCAGCCAGTATTTTCCGTTTTTATCCCCGCTTTTTTTCCTGCTTTTGCCCGCCGCCGCCTGCGCCGGGGATGCGCCGCTGCAGCAAGTTGCCATTTCGGCCGCCAGCGGCATGCAGCAGCGGCGCGACGAAACGGCCGCGAAGATCATCGTCAGCCGCGACGACCTGGCGCAATATGGCGACGGCAGCCTGGCGGCGGTCCTGAAACGCCAGCCCGGTGTCTCCGTCGTCGGCGGCGAGGTGCGCATGCACGGCCTGGGCGCCGGCTACACGCAAATGCTGATCAACGGCGACCCCGCGCCACCGGGATTTTCCATCGAATCGATCGCGCCCGAGATGATCGAGCGCATTGAGATTTTACGCAGCGCGACGGCCGAATACAGCATGCAAGCCGTCGCCGGCAGCATCAACGTCGTCTTGCGCAAGGGCGCCAGCGGCGCCGAGCGCGAATGGAAGTTGGGCGCGGGCCGGCAGGACGGCCGCTGGCAGCCTGCCGCGTCCTTGCGCGTGGCAAACAAGCTGCCCGGTTTCGCCTATGCGCTGACGGGCGCGCTGGAGCGCACGGCCGATGACGTGGCGGGAAGGACGACTGAAACAATGTCCGATCCGGCCGGCACGCTGCTGGCGCGCCGCGAAACGCGCACGCGCAACGCCTCGTCCGTCAACAAGGCCAGCCTGACGCCGCGTCTGCAATGGACCCTGGACAATGGCGATACCATCATCTGGCAAAGCCTGCTGGACTGGTATCGCACGGGATTTGACGGCGAGGCCAGCGAAACGGCCTTGCTGGGCATGCCCACGGCGTATCCGCGCAATGGCGCCACGTCGCAGGCCAGCGTGTTTTCGGCGCGCAACGACGTGAACTGGACGCACCCGCTGGGGGCGGCGGGCAAGCTGACGGCCAGACTAAGCGTCAACCACAACCGGCGCGATACGGATTACGTCTTCCTTGGCGCGGCGGCCGGTGGCGCTCCTTTGCTGCTGCGCGGCGTCGTGTCCGATGCCATCGACGACAGCGTCAACAGCAGCGGCAAATACCTGGGCCGGCTGGGCGGCGGGCATGCGCTGAGCGCGGGCTGGGATGGCAGCCTGATACGCCGCAGCGAATCGCGCCGCCAGCGCGACACGTATCTTGCCGGTGGCGCGCCGTATGCGCTCGATGAAGACTACACGGCCGACGTGCGGCGCCTGGCCCTGTATGCGCAGGATGAATGGGATGTGACGCCGCGCCTGCAAATGTATGCGGGCGTGCGCTGGGAAGGCTTGCAGACGGCGACCGAAGGCCGCACCCTGAGCGAAGTGCGCACGCGGGCCAGCGTCTGGAGTCCCGTGGCGCAGCTGCTGTGGAAACCGCCGCAGCAGGAACGCGACCAGCTGCGGCTGGCGCTGGCGCGCACCTACAAGGCGCCCACCACGCGCAACCTGGTGCCGCGCCGCTACACCATCAACAATGGCAACAGCGCCAATAATCCCGATTTCCAGGGCAATCCCGGGCTGCGCCCGGAACTGGCATGGGGACTCGATGCGGCCTGGGAGAGCTATTTCGGCAAGAGCGGCGTAGCCAGCGTGTCGGCATACGCGCGGCGCATCAGCGACGTCACCGTGCAGCGCCTGTTCCAGCGCGATGGCATCTGGACGGCCAGCCCGTTCAACCATGGCACGGCCACGGTGCGCGGCGTCGAGCTGGATGTGAAGTTCCCCGTGCGGACCTGGTGGGTGCAGGCGCCCGATATCGACGTGCGCGCCAATGCGGGGCGCAACTGGTCCAGCGTGGCCGCAGTGCCGGGTCCCGGCAACCGCCTGGCCAGCCAGGTGCCGGCCACGCTCAACCTGGGACTCGATTACCGGTGCTCGCCGAGGATCAGCCTGGGTGGCAATCTGCACGTGCAGACGGGCGGCCTGGCGCGGCTCGATGCGCACGCCAGCAGCCAGGCGGGCGTGCGGCGCACCCTGGACGCGTATGCGCTGTGGCAGCCGGACGCGAAAACGCGGGTGCGCCTGGCGGCGGCCAATGTGCTGCGCCAGCGACAGCTGCAAGGGCAATCGTATGTCGATGATGCGGGCCGCAGCGACAGCGTGACGCGCCTGGATGGCAGCGCCTCGCTGCGCCTGCTGTTCGAGCGCAGTCTCTAG